One window of Candidatus Eisenbacteria bacterium genomic DNA carries:
- the aroA gene encoding 3-phosphoshikimate 1-carboxyvinyltransferase — MTRPLRVRGRRGPLAGDVVVPGDKSIAHRALLLAALAEGTSVVRGIPGGADVAATLAAVRTLGAATRRDGDTAEIDGRGLALGEGVDVAIDCANSGTTMRLGAGLVAGRRGRRTLDGDASLRRRPMERVAEPLRRMGATIRSTEGHAPLEIEGGDLQGITWTLPVASAQVKSAILIAALYASAGPTTVIEPHPTRDHTERMFAELGVRVRRTAKSVSVWPVDRLPPLDVEISGELSSAAPLITAAVLLNGSELILRGVNVNPLRTGLLDVLDRMGARIAVFNRRTVAGEPVADLEVRSTPLVATAVEAEEVPRLVDELPLVALLGAFAHGSTVVRGAEELRAKESDRIETVTEGLRAAGVRIEPRPDGFEVRGTPARPRGGKIDARGDHRVAMLGAITGLVSREGVDLVDPDCVAISFPGFFELVDQLVQR, encoded by the coding sequence GTGACCCGGCCGCTGCGCGTGCGCGGGCGCCGCGGCCCGCTCGCGGGGGACGTCGTCGTCCCGGGCGACAAATCGATCGCACACCGCGCGCTCCTGCTGGCGGCGCTCGCCGAGGGGACGTCGGTCGTGCGCGGCATCCCGGGCGGCGCCGACGTCGCGGCGACGCTCGCGGCCGTGCGGACGCTCGGTGCGGCCACGCGACGGGACGGCGACACGGCGGAGATCGACGGCCGGGGTCTCGCGCTCGGCGAGGGTGTCGACGTCGCCATCGACTGCGCCAACTCCGGTACGACCATGCGGCTCGGCGCCGGCCTCGTGGCGGGCCGGCGGGGGCGCCGCACGCTCGACGGTGACGCGTCGCTGCGGCGCCGTCCCATGGAGCGCGTGGCGGAGCCGCTGCGGCGGATGGGCGCCACGATCCGCAGCACCGAGGGCCATGCCCCGCTCGAGATCGAGGGCGGCGACCTGCAGGGCATCACCTGGACTCTCCCGGTCGCGAGCGCGCAGGTGAAGTCGGCGATCCTGATCGCCGCGCTCTACGCGAGCGCGGGACCGACGACGGTGATCGAGCCACATCCGACGCGCGACCACACGGAGCGCATGTTCGCCGAGCTCGGCGTGCGCGTCCGCCGCACCGCGAAGTCGGTATCGGTGTGGCCCGTCGACCGGCTGCCGCCGCTCGACGTCGAGATCTCCGGTGAGCTCTCCTCGGCGGCGCCGCTGATCACCGCTGCCGTGCTGCTGAACGGTTCGGAGCTGATCCTGCGCGGCGTCAACGTCAACCCGCTGCGCACCGGGCTGCTCGACGTGCTCGACCGCATGGGTGCGCGGATCGCCGTCTTCAACCGGCGCACCGTGGCCGGCGAGCCGGTGGCCGACCTCGAGGTGCGCTCGACGCCGCTCGTCGCGACCGCGGTCGAGGCGGAGGAGGTGCCGCGGCTGGTCGACGAGCTGCCGCTGGTCGCCCTGCTCGGCGCGTTCGCGCACGGAAGCACGGTCGTGCGCGGCGCCGAGGAGCTGCGCGCGAAGGAGAGCGACCGCATCGAGACGGTGACCGAGGGTCTCCGGGCGGCCGGCGTTCGCATCGAGCCCCGGCCGGACGGCTTCGAGGTGCGCGGCACGCCGGCGCGGCCCCGCGGCGGCAAGATCGACGCCCGCGGCGACCACCGGGTCGCGATGCTCGGGGCGATCACGGGCCTCGTCTCGCGGGAGGGCGTCGACCTCGTTGACCCCGACTGCGTGGCTATAAGCTTCCCCGGTTTCTTCGAGCTAGTCGACCAACTCGTGCAGCGATGA
- a CDS encoding prephenate dehydrogenase, with amino-acid sequence MSVLVGRMTLAGVGLIGGSLGLAARKAGLVREVVGFGRTRANLDVALQRGLIDRVATDEAAAADADLIVLATPVATCARLAERFRAHARPTTVLTDVGSVKGSLVAELEAAWPDPRRVVGAHPIAGNERAGAAAAEADLFRGRLCIVTPTPRTDPGAAALVRALWEGVGARVETMTPETHDAILARVSHLPHLVAYALVAAVAGRTEDGRTLLDYAGSGFVDTTRIAASPAEVWRDIALGNRPALAAALSEFRAALDAIEHAMKSGDATALERMLAAAAQVRQRLGAKP; translated from the coding sequence ATGAGCGTGCTCGTCGGGCGCATGACGCTCGCGGGCGTCGGCTTGATCGGCGGCTCGCTCGGGCTGGCGGCGCGCAAGGCGGGGCTCGTGCGGGAGGTGGTGGGGTTCGGGCGGACGCGCGCGAACCTGGACGTCGCGCTCCAGCGCGGGCTCATCGATCGCGTCGCCACGGACGAGGCCGCGGCCGCGGATGCCGACCTCATCGTCCTGGCGACGCCGGTTGCGACCTGCGCCCGCTTGGCGGAGCGATTCCGGGCCCACGCCCGACCCACGACCGTGCTGACGGACGTCGGGAGCGTGAAGGGATCGCTGGTCGCGGAGCTGGAGGCGGCCTGGCCCGATCCGCGACGCGTCGTGGGCGCGCATCCGATCGCCGGCAACGAGCGTGCGGGAGCCGCTGCGGCCGAGGCCGATCTCTTCCGCGGCCGCCTCTGCATCGTGACGCCGACACCGCGCACCGACCCCGGGGCGGCCGCCCTCGTACGCGCCCTCTGGGAGGGTGTCGGCGCGCGTGTCGAGACGATGACGCCCGAGACCCACGATGCGATCCTCGCGCGGGTCTCGCATCTCCCGCACCTCGTCGCCTACGCGCTGGTCGCCGCCGTGGCTGGGCGCACCGAGGACGGTCGCACGCTGCTCGACTACGCCGGCAGCGGGTTCGTCGACACGACGCGCATCGCCGCCAGCCCGGCCGAAGTCTGGCGCGACATCGCGCTGGGCAATCGTCCCGCGCTCGCGGCGGCGCTGTCGGAGTTTCGCGCCGCGCTCGACGCGATCGAGCACGCCATGAAGAGCGGCGACGCGACCGCGCTCGAACGAATGCTCGCCGCCGCCGCCCAGGTCCGGCAGCGTCTCGGAGCGAAGCCGTGA
- the hisC gene encoding histidinol-phosphate transaminase, translating to MDIRLLVPEWIRTLAPYPPGMPIEELERELGIHDSIKLASNENPLGPSAKATEAIARALPNLHRYPDGSAFYLTRRLAERHGVSPDEIMVGNGSNELIELVARTFLRPRDEAVMADQAFVIYRMVTQAVAATPRIVPLRNFTHDLEAMADAVTSRTRVVFVANPNNPTGTIVRRPAWEGFLRALAGRQLLVVADDAYAEFVTDPEYPDTVVCRGDGAVPVVTLRTFSKLYGLAGLRVGYAVAPAPIIEALERVRQPFNVNVLAQVGALAALEDHEHVRRTLAVNREGMAYLTREFDRLGLAWVPSSANFILVRVGSGVPIYEALLARGVIVRPMDGYGFPEHLRVSIGLPEENARCIQALEAVLAERRA from the coding sequence ATGGACATTCGCTTGCTCGTCCCCGAGTGGATCCGGACCCTGGCCCCGTATCCGCCGGGCATGCCCATCGAGGAGCTCGAGCGCGAGCTCGGGATCCACGACTCGATCAAGCTCGCCTCGAACGAGAATCCGCTCGGGCCGTCCGCGAAGGCGACCGAGGCCATCGCGCGCGCCCTGCCGAACCTGCACCGCTATCCGGATGGCTCGGCGTTCTACCTCACGCGGCGGCTGGCGGAGCGGCACGGCGTGTCGCCCGACGAGATCATGGTCGGCAATGGCTCGAACGAGCTGATCGAGCTCGTGGCCCGGACCTTCCTGCGCCCGCGCGACGAGGCCGTGATGGCCGACCAGGCGTTCGTGATCTACCGCATGGTGACGCAGGCGGTGGCGGCGACGCCGCGCATCGTCCCGCTGCGCAACTTCACGCACGACCTCGAAGCGATGGCCGACGCCGTGACCTCGCGCACGCGCGTCGTCTTCGTCGCGAACCCGAACAACCCCACGGGAACGATCGTGCGCCGACCGGCGTGGGAGGGGTTCCTGCGGGCGCTCGCGGGCCGGCAGCTCCTGGTGGTCGCCGACGACGCCTACGCCGAGTTCGTGACCGATCCCGAGTACCCGGACACGGTCGTGTGCCGCGGTGATGGGGCGGTTCCGGTCGTGACCTTGCGGACGTTCTCGAAGCTCTACGGCCTCGCGGGTCTCCGCGTCGGGTACGCGGTGGCGCCGGCGCCGATCATCGAGGCGCTCGAGCGTGTGCGGCAGCCGTTCAACGTGAACGTGCTGGCGCAGGTCGGGGCGCTCGCGGCCCTCGAGGACCACGAGCACGTGCGCCGCACGCTCGCCGTCAACCGCGAGGGCATGGCCTACCTCACGCGCGAGTTCGACCGGCTGGGGCTCGCCTGGGTTCCGAGCTCGGCGAACTTCATTCTCGTGCGCGTCGGCAGCGGCGTCCCGATCTACGAGGCCCTCCTCGCCCGCGGCGTGATCGTCCGGCCGATGGACGGCTACGGCTTTCCCGAGCACCTGCGTGTCAGCATCGGCCTGCCGGAGGAGAACGCGCGCTGCATCCAGGCGCTCGAGGCCGTGCTCGCCGAGCGCCGTGCATGA
- the pheA gene encoding prephenate dehydratase, with amino-acid sequence MARPPAIAALRRQIDRIDDQLLRLLTRRARLVIGIGSHKARRNSTIYAPGREKGVLARLVRANPGPLTAAHVRAIFREIISASRSLEERLTVAYFGPQATYTHLAALEQFGSAAAYRPAPTVAEVFRDVENGRADLGVVPVENSTEGMVANTLDLLVDSPLSICAEISLPIRHCLLARRGTAIGAVRRVIAHPQALAQCRQWLATHLPGVPQLEAPSNAAAAERAARERGSAAVAAEAAADAYGVAVVKRDIQDDAGNTTRFLVLGRHDAAEPSGDDKTSIVVSVRDEVGVLAKLLRPFAAHGIDLIKIESRPLRERPWEYYFFLDLRGHRRERRVERALAAVARRALRAKVLGSYPAAPGGTG; translated from the coding sequence ATGGCTCGCCCGCCCGCGATCGCAGCGCTTCGGCGGCAGATCGATCGGATCGACGACCAGCTGCTCCGACTCCTCACGCGTCGCGCGCGGCTCGTGATCGGGATCGGTTCGCACAAGGCGCGGCGCAACAGCACCATCTACGCGCCGGGGCGCGAGAAGGGCGTGCTGGCGCGACTGGTTCGCGCGAACCCGGGGCCGCTCACCGCGGCCCACGTGCGCGCGATCTTCCGCGAGATCATCTCCGCCTCGCGGAGCCTCGAAGAGCGCCTCACCGTCGCGTACTTCGGGCCGCAGGCGACCTACACGCACCTGGCCGCGCTCGAGCAGTTCGGCAGCGCGGCTGCCTACCGTCCGGCGCCGACGGTCGCCGAGGTCTTCCGGGACGTGGAGAACGGACGGGCCGATCTCGGCGTCGTCCCGGTCGAGAATTCGACCGAGGGCATGGTCGCGAACACGCTCGACCTCCTCGTCGATTCGCCGCTCAGCATATGCGCCGAGATCTCGTTGCCGATCCGGCACTGCCTGCTCGCCCGGCGCGGGACCGCGATCGGCGCCGTGCGCCGCGTGATCGCGCACCCGCAGGCGCTGGCGCAGTGCCGGCAGTGGCTCGCGACGCACCTGCCGGGCGTGCCCCAGCTCGAAGCGCCGAGTAACGCCGCGGCCGCCGAGCGTGCGGCGCGGGAGCGTGGCTCCGCGGCGGTCGCCGCCGAGGCGGCCGCCGACGCGTACGGCGTCGCGGTCGTGAAGCGCGACATCCAGGACGACGCCGGGAACACGACGCGCTTCCTCGTGCTCGGGCGGCACGATGCCGCCGAGCCGTCGGGCGACGACAAGACGTCCATCGTCGTCAGCGTGCGCGACGAGGTGGGCGTGCTGGCGAAGCTGCTGCGCCCGTTCGCGGCGCACGGCATCGACCTGATCAAGATCGAGTCGCGTCCCCTGCGCGAGCGGCCGTGGGAGTACTACTTCTTCCTCGATCTGCGCGGCCACCGCCGCGAGCGGCGCGTCGAGCGGGCGCTGGCGGCGGTTGCGCGCCGCGCGCTGCGTGCCAAAGTGCTCGGGTCGTACCCCGCCGCGCCCGGCGGGACCGGCTGA